A window of Castanea sativa cultivar Marrone di Chiusa Pesio chromosome 1, ASM4071231v1 contains these coding sequences:
- the LOC142613433 gene encoding E3 ubiquitin-protein ligase ATL23, giving the protein MVSVFLALFLPCVGTSVVFIVYICLLWYATNFSANGNDLRSPEKPVKKTGLSESELEKLPKVSAKDLVLGTECAVCLDEIESEQPARLIPGCNHGFHVQCADTWLSKHSVCPVCRTKLDPQFFNESIEPQNPC; this is encoded by the coding sequence ATGGTCTCAGTTTTCTTGGCTCTTTTCTTACCTTGTGTTGGGACGAGCGTGGTTTTCATCGTATACATTTGTCTCTTATGGTACGCCACCAATTTCTCAGCCAACGGCAACGATTTAAGGTCACCGGAAAAGCCGGTCAAGAAAACTGGGTTATCGGAATCGGAGCTAGAGAAGCTGCCTAAGGTTTCTGCGAAAGATTTGGTGTTGGGTACAGAGTGCGCGGTTTGTCTTGACGAGATTGAGAGTGAGCAACCGGCTAGACTGATTCCCGGTTGCAACCATGGGTTCCATGTTCAATGTGCAGACACTTGGCTTTCTAAGCATTCGGTTTGCCCTGTTTGTAGGACCAAGCTTGACCCTCAGTTCTTCAATGAATCCATTGAACCTCAAAATCCTTGTTAA